A DNA window from Gemella massiliensis contains the following coding sequences:
- a CDS encoding glycosyltransferase family 2 protein yields the protein MSRTLDRTKDIFLDTMLLGNEILIKRIKTSGKTKITVVLAAFRSISRLRDVLANVFNQTMQEFEVIIIDDSTEQKIEEFITNHDNSKINYIKKQLGSNAAAKNCALEFAKGEYVIFLEENINFEKNYFEKLYSSANNNSLDIAIATRKNYSTVLENKIITGVDYLITEIKIFKNDIDYNLTSCLFKKKFLDVYNLQFQEDMLALENLYFKLKTFDLAMKVCQSDKCSYRELTEQKTVRNQAMISASTRRIMNATERIEVFKKGKKYEETLNLLCGYLWLDILRMYDNMEEEVELVQLIKTKKHYFATDSFINKMLLNISPIVFAGHLNRKERG from the coding sequence ATGAGTAGAACACTAGACAGAACAAAAGACATTTTTTTAGATACAATGCTTTTGGGAAATGAAATTTTAATTAAACGAATAAAAACGTCAGGAAAAACTAAAATAACAGTTGTTCTTGCAGCATTTAGAAGTATTAGTAGATTACGTGATGTATTAGCAAATGTTTTTAATCAAACAATGCAAGAATTTGAAGTGATAATTATTGATGACTCAACCGAACAGAAAATAGAAGAATTTATTACAAATCACGATAACAGTAAGATTAATTACATTAAAAAGCAACTAGGGTCAAATGCCGCCGCAAAAAATTGTGCATTGGAATTTGCCAAAGGAGAATATGTGATTTTTCTCGAAGAAAATATAAATTTTGAAAAAAATTATTTTGAAAAATTATATTCCTCAGCAAACAATAATTCCTTAGATATAGCCATTGCAACTAGAAAAAATTATAGTACCGTATTAGAAAATAAAATAATTACCGGAGTAGATTATTTAATAACTGAAATTAAAATATTTAAAAATGATATAGACTATAATTTAACATCTTGTTTGTTTAAGAAAAAATTTCTTGATGTTTATAATCTTCAATTCCAAGAAGATATGTTGGCGTTGGAGAATTTATATTTTAAACTGAAAACATTTGATCTCGCTATGAAAGTTTGTCAAAGTGATAAATGTAGTTATAGAGAATTAACGGAACAAAAAACTGTTCGTAATCAGGCGATGATTTCAGCTTCAACAAGAAGAATAATGAATGCTACCGAAAGAATAGAAGTATTTAAAAAAGGGAAAAAATACGAAGAAACTCTTAATTTACTATGCGGTTATTTATGGCTTGATATACTTCGTATGTATGATAATATGGAAGAAGAAGTAGAATTGGTTCAATTAATAAAAACGAAGAAACATTATTTCGCTACCGACAGTTTTATAAATAAAATGTTATTGAATATATCACCGATAGTATTTGCCGGTCATTTAAACAGAAAAGAAAGGGGATAG
- the pfkA gene encoding 6-phosphofructokinase: MKKIAVLTSGGDAPGMNAAVRAVVRTAIYNGLEVYGVYQGYKGLVENNIKKLEVGDVGGIINRGGTILYSARLPEFEDPKVRQIAIKNLEKLGIDGLVVIGGDGSYRGAMALSNEMSIKTIGIPGTIDNDICCTDFTIGFDTALNTIVDAIDKVRDTASSHERAFIIEVMGRNAGDLALLAGIAGGSESLLIPEKREDISDIVSRIKAGEKRGKKHSIIVLAEGVMGGQVLAAQLKELTGEEIRCTILGHIQRGGTPSAMDRVLASRFGNYAVQLLLAEKSGRAVGIQNNRLVSTRFEDVFSNTHEVDLTIYDVSKQLSI, encoded by the coding sequence ATGAAAAAAATAGCAGTTTTAACAAGTGGTGGCGATGCACCGGGAATGAATGCGGCGGTGCGAGCGGTTGTAAGAACAGCGATTTATAACGGATTGGAAGTTTATGGAGTATACCAAGGCTATAAGGGATTAGTAGAAAATAATATAAAAAAATTAGAAGTCGGAGATGTAGGAGGTATTATTAACCGTGGGGGTACAATACTTTATTCAGCACGTCTTCCGGAATTTGAAGATCCTAAAGTTAGACAAATAGCTATTAAAAATTTAGAAAAATTAGGTATTGACGGATTAGTTGTTATCGGTGGAGATGGATCTTATCGTGGTGCGATGGCACTTAGTAATGAGATGTCTATTAAAACAATCGGTATTCCCGGAACTATTGACAATGATATTTGCTGTACGGATTTTACCATCGGGTTTGATACTGCGCTTAATACTATTGTTGACGCAATTGACAAAGTTCGTGATACAGCTTCAAGCCATGAACGTGCGTTCATTATTGAAGTGATGGGTCGTAATGCAGGGGATTTAGCTCTTCTTGCCGGTATTGCCGGAGGTAGCGAAAGTTTGTTAATTCCTGAAAAAAGAGAAGATATTTCCGATATTGTAAGCAGAATTAAAGCCGGCGAAAAACGAGGGAAAAAACATTCTATTATTGTCTTAGCAGAGGGCGTTATGGGTGGACAAGTTCTAGCCGCACAACTTAAAGAATTAACAGGTGAAGAAATCAGATGTACTATCTTAGGGCATATTCAACGTGGAGGGACACCGTCAGCAATGGATAGAGTATTGGCATCACGCTTTGGAAATTATGCGGTTCAACTATTGCTGGCAGAAAAATCAGGTCGTGCTGTTGGTATTCAAAATAACAGATTAGTAAGTACACGTTTTGAAGATGTATTCAGTAATACACATGAAGTAGATTTAACGATTTACGATGTTTCTAAACAATTATCAATTTAG
- a CDS encoding type 1 periplasmic-binding domain-containing protein, protein MTLKALRTKHFGKYRVLLSTKAVQDIDDIYDYIANHLLSS, encoded by the coding sequence ATGACACTGAAAGCATTGAGGACGAAACACTTTGGTAAGTATCGTGTGTTGTTATCAACTAAGGCGGTTCAAGATATAGACGATATTTATGACTACATTGCGAATCATTTGTTATCTTCTTAA
- the guaA gene encoding glutamine-hydrolyzing GMP synthase — translation MKHEFILVLDFGSQYNQLITRRVRELGVYSELHDNEISIDEIKKMNPKGIILSGGPNSVYEENSLTIDDEIFNLGIPVLGICYGMQLMQHKLGGKVESATSREYGAHNINVVTGAKLFENTPTTQQVLMSHSDKVVSLASGFKTVATSDNCPIAAAENVEKGFYCFQFHPEVRHSEYGYKLLENFIRNACHCTENWTIQNFIEEKIEEIRAEVGNKKVLCALSGGVDSSVVAALLDKAIGEQLICMFIDHGLLRKGEAEGVMSTFSKEVAGGFNMNLIKVDAKERFLGKLKGVSDPEQKRKIIGNEFVYVFDEECAKLHDVPFLAQGTLYTDVIESGTKNAQTIKSHHNVGGLPKDMRFKLIEPLNTLFKDEVRALGEALGLPHEIVWRQPFPGPGLGIRVLGEVTEEKLQIVRDSDFILRDVIAKRGLEGEIWQYFTCLPEIRSVGVMGDVRTYDYTVAVRAVTSIDGMTASWAHIPFEVLEEISARIVNEVAHVNRVVYDITSKPPATIEWE, via the coding sequence GTGAAACACGAATTTATATTAGTTCTTGATTTTGGAAGTCAGTATAATCAACTTATTACACGTCGTGTGCGTGAGTTAGGTGTTTATTCTGAGTTACATGATAATGAAATATCAATTGATGAAATAAAAAAAATGAATCCTAAAGGTATCATTTTATCAGGTGGCCCAAATTCCGTATATGAAGAGAACTCCCTAACTATTGATGATGAGATATTTAACTTAGGTATTCCGGTGTTAGGTATTTGTTATGGTATGCAGCTTATGCAACATAAATTAGGAGGTAAGGTGGAATCGGCTACAAGCAGAGAATACGGAGCACATAATATCAATGTAGTGACAGGTGCTAAATTGTTTGAAAATACACCGACCACTCAACAAGTGCTGATGAGCCACTCTGATAAAGTAGTTTCTTTAGCTTCAGGATTTAAGACCGTAGCAACAAGTGATAATTGTCCAATAGCCGCAGCAGAAAATGTAGAAAAAGGATTTTATTGTTTCCAATTTCATCCGGAAGTGCGTCATTCTGAATATGGTTATAAGTTATTGGAAAACTTTATCCGTAATGCTTGTCATTGTACTGAAAACTGGACTATTCAAAATTTTATTGAAGAAAAAATTGAAGAAATTCGTGCAGAAGTTGGAAATAAAAAAGTATTATGTGCCTTATCAGGTGGGGTTGATTCATCTGTTGTTGCCGCATTATTAGACAAAGCAATCGGAGAACAACTAATATGTATGTTTATTGATCATGGATTACTTAGAAAAGGCGAAGCTGAGGGTGTTATGTCTACATTTAGTAAAGAAGTTGCCGGCGGTTTCAATATGAATTTAATAAAGGTTGATGCTAAAGAGCGTTTCTTAGGAAAACTTAAAGGGGTTAGTGATCCGGAACAAAAACGTAAAATTATCGGAAATGAATTTGTTTATGTTTTTGATGAAGAGTGTGCTAAATTACATGATGTACCATTTTTAGCACAAGGAACACTTTACACGGATGTCATAGAATCAGGAACAAAAAATGCCCAAACGATAAAATCGCATCACAATGTAGGTGGACTTCCAAAAGACATGCGTTTTAAACTAATTGAACCCTTAAATACATTGTTCAAAGATGAAGTTCGTGCATTAGGAGAAGCTCTAGGCTTACCACATGAAATCGTTTGGCGTCAGCCATTTCCGGGTCCGGGATTAGGTATTCGTGTTTTAGGAGAAGTAACGGAAGAAAAACTTCAAATCGTTAGAGATAGTGACTTTATTCTACGTGATGTTATCGCTAAACGTGGCTTAGAAGGAGAAATCTGGCAATATTTTACGTGCCTTCCAGAAATTCGTTCAGTAGGGGTTATGGGAGATGTAAGAACTTACGATTATACAGTTGCTGTTAGGGCGGTAACAAGTATTGACGGTATGACAGCAAGTTGGGCACATATACCATTTGAAGTTCTTGAAGAAATTTCAGCTCGCATAGTAAACGAAGTAGCTCACGTTAATCGTGTAGTCTATGATATTACAAGTAAGCCACCGGCAACGATTGAGTGGGAATAA
- a CDS encoding glycosyltransferase family 39 protein, translated as MRRILHNVFAYVFIGLFTIVLIWAYVAPFVYERILNPLALLLGVPVFFMLFIYGAKKILNTDEELLKKYNRIIVVVYLIFQAIILSMDTLNFSDGAEIENESHYMLNYGKFSGERYFLVYPNNINPTIILYWIYRIAGVLHISEVWALHIFCFAITSVTMYLTFKTAGKLLSKQKQTIILALMLLYIPFQMYSLFYYSDSLMVIMVSLIIYVLIPSDGSFIFRTKHIVAVAILIAFGWNLRSNIIIVLPALIVYLLFFKWYKNLMILLVTFAISFIIFGKGFDMLWNHYGFIQDAGYRFPMLHWVMMGMSIQGGSYNWQDFQFTYLSQNKAADDLGLFFNRLTHRPLFLNLLVFVLKIRGNWSDGTINYTNGTRALRDGDGFLWQLFYGSNNSFFVYISQMIYVVIIFGMVYYIYKRRKEYITSCFLFQIIIFGVFMFHLIWEAKPRYVYAWLPIIFILGAKGLILFAERYETTIFDRYKKKLYISFAVVFALQIGTDSFLRPSYSMNLDYDSRVINGISIYATDNYLRDGIVRVNKDTEVEQTFEATRSFNYIRGYISSYDEKNNSRYKVEIIDKKNNKVVREHTFIYRELYWEIPLQTYTLRWYFDDLPAGNYAVKFSQIETENNGSIVISSVPNEMVDMYEAGKLYINGADQNKKDLSLQIGHRYKKLWWY; from the coding sequence ATGAGAAGAATTTTACATAATGTGTTTGCATATGTTTTTATCGGACTTTTTACGATAGTGCTTATTTGGGCATATGTTGCACCGTTTGTTTATGAGCGTATTCTCAATCCGCTTGCTTTATTATTAGGTGTTCCGGTGTTCTTTATGTTATTTATATACGGGGCAAAAAAAATACTAAACACAGATGAAGAATTGTTAAAAAAATACAATAGAATTATTGTTGTGGTATATTTAATATTTCAAGCTATTATTCTATCGATGGATACGCTGAATTTTTCCGATGGTGCTGAAATAGAAAACGAATCACATTATATGCTAAACTATGGAAAATTTTCAGGTGAGCGTTATTTTTTAGTTTATCCGAATAATATTAATCCTACGATTATTTTATATTGGATATATCGTATAGCCGGGGTATTACATATATCAGAAGTATGGGCATTGCATATTTTTTGTTTTGCTATTACTTCAGTCACAATGTATTTAACATTTAAAACGGCAGGGAAATTGTTATCAAAGCAAAAACAAACAATTATACTGGCGCTGATGTTATTATATATTCCATTTCAAATGTATAGTTTATTTTACTATTCAGATAGTTTAATGGTTATTATGGTATCGCTTATCATTTATGTACTTATCCCATCTGACGGCAGTTTTATTTTTAGAACAAAACATATTGTAGCGGTTGCTATATTAATCGCTTTTGGCTGGAATTTACGTTCAAATATTATTATTGTTTTACCTGCCCTTATTGTTTATCTATTGTTTTTCAAATGGTATAAAAATTTAATGATATTACTTGTAACTTTCGCTATATCGTTTATTATTTTTGGTAAAGGGTTTGATATGCTGTGGAATCACTATGGTTTTATTCAAGACGCAGGATACAGATTTCCAATGTTACATTGGGTAATGATGGGGATGAGTATTCAAGGTGGAAGTTATAACTGGCAAGATTTTCAATTTACATATCTTAGTCAAAATAAAGCGGCGGATGATTTAGGATTATTCTTTAATCGTCTGACACATAGACCGTTATTTTTAAATTTATTGGTATTTGTCTTAAAAATACGTGGTAATTGGAGTGACGGGACTATAAATTACACCAACGGAACACGTGCTTTACGTGATGGCGACGGTTTTTTATGGCAGCTATTTTATGGCAGTAATAACAGCTTTTTTGTCTATATTTCGCAGATGATATATGTCGTTATAATCTTTGGTATGGTTTATTATATCTACAAGCGACGTAAAGAATATATTACATCGTGTTTCTTATTCCAAATTATTATATTCGGAGTATTTATGTTCCATCTGATTTGGGAAGCTAAACCTCGCTATGTTTACGCTTGGCTGCCGATTATTTTTATACTTGGGGCAAAAGGGTTAATACTCTTTGCTGAACGTTATGAAACAACTATTTTTGATCGTTATAAGAAAAAATTATATATTTCATTTGCTGTTGTTTTTGCCTTGCAAATTGGAACGGACAGTTTTTTACGCCCATCTTATTCAATGAATTTAGACTATGATTCACGTGTGATTAACGGAATCAGCATTTATGCAACGGATAACTATTTAAGAGACGGTATTGTCAGGGTAAATAAAGATACTGAGGTAGAACAAACATTTGAGGCAACTCGCAGTTTCAATTATATTCGAGGCTATATTTCATCATATGATGAAAAAAATAACTCACGTTATAAAGTTGAAATTATTGATAAAAAAAATAATAAAGTAGTAAGAGAACATACATTTATTTATCGTGAGTTGTATTGGGAAATCCCCCTACAAACTTATACATTGCGTTGGTATTTTGACGATTTGCCGGCAGGAAATTATGCAGTGAAATTTTCACAAATAGAAACTGAAAATAATGGCAGCATCGTCATATCAAGCGTACCGAATGAGATGGTTGATATGTACGAAGCTGGGAAACTTTATATTAACGGAGCAGACCAGAATAAAAAAGATTTATCATTGCAAATAGGTCACCGCTATAAAAAACTATGGTGGTATTAA
- the pyk gene encoding pyruvate kinase, whose translation MIQKKTKIICTIGPKSETKERLTEMVELGMNVCRLNFSHGDYAEHGARIKAIKEVREETGTCLAILLDTKGPEIRTHNMENDAIILEKGKDVIVSMEEVLGTADKFSITYGELVHDVKAGDTILLDDGLIGLTVNNVDTAAGLIYTTVQNGGVLKNKKGVNVPGVSTKLPGITEKDEEDIRFGCKNDIDFVAASFVRTKENVLEVRRILKEEGCEHVQIIPKIECQEAIDNIDEIIEVSDGIMIARGDLGVEVPAEEVPIMQKSIITKCNRAGKFVITATQMLDSMQKNPRPTRAEVSDVANAIYDGTDAIMLSGESAAGAYPIESVRTMATIAKHTEEMQDYSRILKDRSKKIVSKDITNAIGVSVGYTALNLDLHTIVTYTESGQTARLISKYRPNASILAVTPSEKVARGLSLVWGVDAKISEQVKSTDEMLDTAKKIAEESGYARKGDAIVITGGIPVNTSRSNVGSTNFLKVSVID comes from the coding sequence ATGATACAGAAAAAAACGAAAATTATTTGTACAATAGGTCCTAAATCAGAAACAAAAGAAAGATTAACCGAGATGGTAGAACTGGGAATGAATGTATGCCGTTTAAACTTTTCACACGGAGATTATGCTGAGCATGGGGCACGTATTAAAGCGATTAAAGAAGTAAGAGAAGAAACGGGTACCTGCCTTGCAATCTTATTAGATACAAAAGGGCCGGAAATTAGAACACATAATATGGAAAATGATGCGATTATCTTAGAAAAAGGGAAAGATGTTATCGTTTCAATGGAAGAAGTGTTGGGAACAGCGGATAAATTCTCAATTACTTATGGAGAATTGGTACACGATGTAAAAGCCGGGGATACTATTTTATTAGATGATGGTTTAATCGGTTTAACAGTAAATAATGTAGATACAGCTGCCGGGTTAATTTATACAACAGTTCAAAACGGTGGGGTACTTAAAAACAAAAAAGGTGTAAATGTTCCGGGAGTTTCAACAAAATTACCGGGAATTACTGAAAAAGATGAAGAAGACATTCGTTTCGGTTGTAAAAATGATATTGATTTTGTGGCAGCATCGTTTGTCCGTACAAAAGAAAATGTATTAGAAGTACGACGCATTCTTAAAGAGGAAGGGTGCGAGCATGTTCAAATTATTCCTAAAATTGAATGTCAAGAGGCTATTGATAATATTGATGAAATTATTGAAGTATCAGACGGTATTATGATTGCACGTGGTGACCTTGGAGTAGAAGTGCCGGCGGAAGAAGTACCGATTATGCAAAAATCAATTATTACTAAATGTAATCGTGCCGGTAAATTTGTAATAACAGCAACTCAAATGCTGGATTCAATGCAAAAAAATCCACGCCCTACACGTGCGGAAGTATCAGATGTAGCGAATGCAATCTACGACGGGACTGATGCGATTATGTTATCAGGAGAATCAGCAGCCGGTGCTTATCCGATTGAATCGGTTCGTACTATGGCAACCATTGCAAAACATACAGAAGAAATGCAAGATTATTCACGTATCCTAAAAGATCGTTCAAAAAAAATTGTATCAAAAGATATTACAAATGCTATAGGAGTGTCTGTGGGTTACACAGCATTGAACTTAGACCTGCACACAATCGTAACATATACAGAATCTGGGCAAACAGCACGTTTAATTTCCAAATATAGACCAAATGCGTCAATTTTGGCAGTGACACCAAGTGAAAAAGTAGCACGTGGTTTAAGTCTTGTATGGGGAGTTGATGCAAAAATTTCGGAACAGGTAAAATCAACAGATGAAATGTTGGATACAGCGAAGAAAATTGCAGAAGAATCGGGATATGCTAGAAAAGGTGATGCAATTGTGATTACCGGTGGTATTCCTGTGAATACTTCAAGAAGTAATGTAGGCTCTACTAACTTTTTAAAAGTGTCTGTAATAGATTAA
- a CDS encoding ORF6N domain-containing protein → MAEDKNLVIVDNKEIQNLIYTIRDKQVMIDSDLAILYQVETKYLNRQRSRNADRFPEDFCFQLTKEEYEFLRCQNVATKKESGSGGRRYMPYVFTEQGIAMLSAVLKSDVAVEVSIKIMNSFVEMRNFLLSNREMFARLDRVELKQSGTDRKLEEVFNYIAANTEVKQNVFFDGQIYDAFSFIVGLVKKAKKKIILIDNYVDVNTLNILCKKNQGVDVTITTAGKGSLSTKDVTKFNAQYPKLSVKTTMDFHDRFLIIDKAEIYHIGASIKDVGKKSFGITKIEDKDLVKSLVNKVR, encoded by the coding sequence ATGGCAGAAGATAAAAATCTCGTCATTGTTGATAATAAAGAAATACAGAATCTGATTTATACCATTAGAGATAAGCAAGTGATGATAGACAGTGACTTAGCTATTCTATATCAAGTTGAAACAAAATATTTAAACAGGCAGAGAAGCAGAAATGCCGATAGATTTCCAGAGGATTTTTGCTTTCAATTGACTAAAGAAGAGTATGAATTTTTGAGGTGCCAAAATGTCGCCACAAAAAAAGAAAGTGGTTCGGGTGGCAGAAGATATATGCCATATGTATTTACAGAACAAGGTATCGCCATGCTTTCTGCTGTTCTTAAAAGCGATGTAGCAGTCGAAGTCAGTATTAAAATTATGAATAGCTTTGTGGAGATGAGAAACTTTTTGCTTTCTAACAGAGAAATGTTTGCTCGTCTTGATAGAGTTGAGTTAAAACAATCAGGAACAGATAGGAAACTGGAGGAAGTCTTTAACTACATAGCTGCCAATACCGAGGTTAAGCAAAATGTTTTTTTCGATGGGCAAATATATGATGCATTTAGCTTTATTGTGGGACTTGTTAAAAAGGCTAAGAAAAAAATAATCTTAATTGATAACTATGTAGATGTCAACACCTTAAATATTCTGTGCAAGAAAAATCAAGGTGTGGATGTTACTATTACGACAGCCGGCAAAGGGAGCTTATCAACAAAAGATGTAACGAAATTTAACGCTCAATATCCAAAGCTATCGGTTAAAACTACTATGGATTTTCACGATAGATTTTTGATCATAGATAAAGCAGAAATTTATCATATTGGAGCTTCTATCAAAGATGTTGGTAAAAAGAGTTTTGGAATTACGAAAATAGAAGATAAAGACTTGGTTAAGAGTCTTGTAAATAAAGTGAGGTAG
- a CDS encoding ISL3 family transposase, translating to MNNFNTKTKEIKEGEFIKNLLQIKDKNITIEKTHNETIKNNQKYFVFKGTLTYKPKKCECCGCLNKGYTVVKNGFNELTRINLLKISGIPAYLELRKQRFKCKTCNKKFVATTSFVDKYCSISKNVKFSIMSDLADTLSFKQIAKMNNVSVNTVIRTLYKCKSHVDILNYNTLPEYLCFDELKFTKDSKNGMSFIFLDALTHEIIDIVDGRTEYILNNYFSRFSKEARSNVKAICIDIYTPYMKLIRNKFPNAEIVIDRFHIIQNVNRELNRTRVKLMNIYKKQKGINYTLLKNNWKLILEDESNVTHGRFFFNRSFRSLVTRRDILDYLLGLDCIFKASYERVQDIRYAIRYRNELEFKELIEKSTIDLSDGVSKAINTMRKHKEYMLNSVRYSISNGSLEGINNKIKVLKRVSYGYNSFYNFRLRILVVSRLFVSEYKNNISFKGVLKNAKQHCIA from the coding sequence ATGAATAATTTTAACACAAAAACAAAAGAAATAAAAGAGGGAGAATTCATTAAAAACCTACTACAAATAAAAGATAAAAATATAACTATTGAGAAAACACATAACGAAACTATAAAAAATAATCAAAAGTACTTTGTATTCAAAGGTACCTTAACATATAAACCCAAGAAGTGTGAATGCTGTGGTTGTCTTAATAAAGGTTATACTGTAGTTAAAAACGGCTTTAATGAACTTACTAGAATTAATCTATTAAAAATATCAGGTATCCCTGCTTATTTGGAACTAAGAAAGCAACGTTTCAAGTGTAAAACTTGTAATAAAAAATTTGTAGCTACTACTTCTTTTGTAGATAAATACTGTAGTATTTCTAAAAATGTTAAGTTTTCTATAATGAGTGATTTAGCTGATACTTTATCTTTTAAACAAATAGCCAAAATGAATAATGTATCGGTTAATACTGTTATAAGAACTCTTTATAAATGTAAATCCCATGTAGACATTCTTAACTATAATACCTTACCTGAGTATTTATGCTTTGATGAGTTAAAGTTTACTAAAGATAGTAAAAATGGTATGAGTTTTATTTTTTTAGATGCTTTAACTCATGAGATTATTGATATAGTTGATGGTAGAACTGAGTATATTTTAAATAATTATTTTTCCAGATTTTCTAAAGAGGCTAGAAGTAATGTTAAGGCTATTTGTATTGATATTTATACTCCTTATATGAAGTTGATTAGAAATAAGTTTCCTAATGCTGAAATTGTTATAGATAGGTTTCATATTATTCAAAATGTTAATAGAGAACTTAATAGAACTAGAGTTAAGCTAATGAATATTTACAAAAAACAAAAAGGTATTAATTATACTCTTTTAAAAAATAATTGGAAGTTAATATTAGAAGATGAAAGTAATGTTACTCATGGTAGGTTTTTCTTTAATAGGAGTTTTAGGAGTTTAGTTACTAGACGTGATATTTTAGATTATTTATTAGGATTAGATTGTATATTTAAGGCTAGCTATGAGAGAGTTCAGGATATTAGATATGCAATAAGGTATAGAAATGAGTTGGAGTTTAAAGAATTAATTGAAAAATCTACTATCGATTTATCTGATGGTGTTAGTAAGGCTATTAATACTATGAGAAAACATAAAGAGTATATGCTTAATAGTGTTAGGTATTCTATTTCTAATGGTTCTTTGGAGGGTATTAATAATAAGATAAAGGTTTTAAAGAGAGTTTCTTATGGTTATAATAGCTTTTATAACTTTAGATTACGCATTTTAGTTGTTTCTAGGTTATTTGTTTCTGAGTATAAAAATAATATTTCTTTTAAGGGCGTTTTGAAAAATGCCAAGCAACACTGCATTGCTTAG
- a CDS encoding lactonase family protein, giving the protein MPKAYIGTYTKKESQGIYKVELDVQGKVKNIESVAKIENPTYLDFSTDKQYLYSVSKKDKSGAVTSFKILPDGTLEELTSVEKEGNPPCYVEISRDNKYLLSANYHTGTIDSYSVVDGKLSSLLSTDIHFGSSIHPRQEKPHVHFSGFTPDNKYVFSCDLGTDEITTYTLEHSILSKRYTTPVKSGSGPRHIIFDSTLTHAFVITELTSEVIVFDYDDGKLSNPRYYATLPSNFVKENKGSAIKISNNNRFIYVSNRGQDSIVVFKNNNGILTHIQTISTYGQNPRDFNLSKDNHLAIATNETSGTITTYMVNTITGKLTAVDKEISVPEAVCIKFY; this is encoded by the coding sequence ATGCCAAAAGCCTATATAGGAACATATACAAAAAAGGAAAGTCAAGGTATTTATAAAGTAGAATTGGATGTTCAGGGAAAAGTTAAAAATATTGAATCGGTAGCCAAGATAGAAAATCCGACATATTTAGACTTTTCTACAGATAAACAATATTTATACAGCGTATCAAAAAAAGATAAGAGCGGTGCCGTAACAAGTTTTAAAATTTTACCCGATGGAACATTAGAAGAACTTACATCAGTTGAAAAAGAGGGCAATCCTCCTTGCTATGTAGAAATAAGCCGGGATAATAAATATCTACTGTCAGCTAACTATCACACCGGAACGATTGACAGTTATTCCGTAGTAGATGGTAAATTATCCTCACTTTTATCTACGGATATACACTTCGGTAGCAGTATCCACCCTCGTCAAGAAAAGCCCCATGTCCACTTTTCAGGCTTTACACCTGATAATAAATATGTATTCAGCTGTGACTTAGGTACTGATGAAATCACAACATACACATTAGAACACAGTATATTATCAAAACGATATACCACTCCTGTAAAAAGTGGTAGCGGACCTCGTCATATTATCTTTGACAGTACACTAACCCATGCATTTGTCATTACCGAACTTACAAGTGAAGTTATAGTTTTTGATTATGACGATGGTAAGTTGTCAAATCCTAGATACTATGCAACCTTACCTTCTAATTTTGTTAAAGAAAATAAGGGCAGTGCCATAAAAATATCAAATAATAATCGTTTCATATATGTATCAAACCGTGGTCAAGACAGTATCGTCGTCTTTAAAAATAATAACGGCATCCTAACCCATATCCAAACTATTAGCACCTATGGGCAAAATCCACGTGATTTTAATTTGAGCAAAGACAATCATCTTGCCATTGCGACAAATGAAACAAGTGGAACCATTACAACATACATGGTTAACACAATTACAGGGAAATTAACAGCTGTCGATAAAGAAATTTCGGTACCTGAAGCAGTTTGTATAAAATTTTATTAA